The DNA segment TGCTGTCAATATACAGGATCTGGTCAATGGGATCGACTGGATACGGGACAACCTTACGGGACGGGTTTGCGTGGATCTAGACATCGATCGCCAGGATATCACTCCGCACAGCACACCCGCTAATATTGATGCTCTGATTCGTGAAGAGGTAGAAAGGCTGGGGTCCCGTGAGGGTGGTCTGATGATGATCTATGGTCTGTATCCGGGTGTACCCAGGGAGAATGTTGTTGCGCTGGCGGACGCGATGGAAAGATATGCGTTTCACTATTCGGGCTGAATCTGTAAAATGGGAATCAATAACGGTTATGGTTTGAGAGGATAATACAATGGTCAGATTTGACAGACGCAGTTTTATAAAGGCGAATGCGGGGCTGGTTGCGGGGTTGAGTATTCCCGGTTTGGCGGGATCGGCATTTGGTGCCGAACATGAGGGTGACATGCCATTGCGTATCGGTGCCGTAGGTACAGGCAACCGTTGCCGATATTTGATGAGCGTGGTTCTTGGTCTGGGCGGTGTGGAGATGCCGGCAGTCTGTGACATCGATCCGAAGGCACTGGCGGCTGCGAAAAAGGTCGTAACCAACGCTGGTCAGCCGGAACCGAAGGGATATTCGGGCCCGACCGATTACAAGAAGCTGATGGATCGTGACGATCTGGATGCGGTGATAATAGGTTCGCCGTGGGACCTGCACACGCCGATGTCGGTTTATGCGATGAAGGCGGGCAAGGCAGTCGGCTGTGAGGTGCCGATCGCGTATACGATGGAGGAATGCTGGGAGCTTATCGAGACATGGGAGAAGACTGGTACGCCTTGCATGCAGCTCGAGAATTGGAGCTTCCGAAGTGATAACCTTGCGATCCTGAACATGATCCGTGAGGGGCTGTTTGGGACGATTACGCATGCCCACTGTGCGTATTCGCATGACTGCATCGATCACTGGTACTTTGAGCGGGGAACAGGCGACAGCAGATGGGGTGCAAAATTTCTTGTCGAGCACAATCGGGCGCAGTATCCGACGCACCAGCAAGGACCTGTACTAAGCTGGATGGACATAGGATGCGGCGACTGGTACGATACGATCACGTCGACGGCGACTGATCAGTTCGCGATACATGACTATTTCAAGCGGAACTTCCCGGACCATCCTAACGCAAAGCGGAAGTATAAACAGGGCGACATCGTTACGACGGTCGTAAAGACGAAAAAAGGTAAGACGATCGTGATCAATTTCGACATGCAGTCGCCGCGGCCTTACGATAACAGGTGGATGGTACAGGGGACGCGGGGTATTTACAATGAGCAGCGGAATGCACTGTATGTAACGGGCAAGAGCCCGCAGTATCACAGTTGGGAGCCGTTCCCGCCTTACCATAATAAATATAAGCATGAATGGGCTAAGAACGCTTTCGGCGGACACGACGGGGCAGACGGTATCATGCTGACGCAGTTTATAAAGTCACTGCGCGAAAATAAACCCTTGCCGCTGCATCTGTATGACGGTGTGCTGATGGCCGCGAGCGGGCCTTTGTCTGAGATGTCGATAGAGAAGAATAATCAGCCGATCGAAGTGCCGGACTTTACGCGGGGCAAGTGGAAGACGCGCAAGCCTTACTTTGCAATGTAACATAAGAGGATGGCGGCTTGCGGGTCGTCATCCCTCAGTTTTCACGTTCTTTCGGTATATTCGAGGGGAAAGTCCTGTCGAGCGTTTGAATATGGTCGCGAAGTATTGACTGGATGAGTAGCCGGAGGCGTGGGCGATCTGGGTGATGGTCTGATCAGTCTGTCTGAGCAATTCTTTTGCATGGGCGATTCGCAGTCGGGTGAGGTACTCGGTGGGCTTTTCGTGCAGTTGCTCTGCGAACTGTTTGTAGAACGCAGAGAGGTTCAGGCCCAGTTCGCGGGCGATTTCTTCCATGCGGATCGGCTGGTTGAAGGCGGCATTGATCATGTCGCATGCCCTTTGGATTGTCGGTGATATCTGGTTCGCATGTCCTGCCTGACATGCTCTTGCAACTTCAATAAGGAGTTGGGCAAGAGTAGTTTCGACTTTTGCACGCGCGAAGCGGTCTGGTTTTTCGTGTTCTGAGATCAGGAAAGCGAATGCTTGTTCGATCTTTGCGCTGCCGGTGAAGACGCGGCACTGTGCGTCAATGAGCTCCAATTTTAAGGTCTTCAACTCGTCTGGTTTCAAACCGCCGATGCCGGTATCTGCTTGCAGTTGGATCTGCGCCCAGTAAAGTTCGCAGGGATTCATGATGTCGTTGAGGCCGCCGTGCGACTCGCCGGGAAGGGTGATGAACAGGTCGCCGGCTTTTGCGTTGTATATTTGTCCCTCAACCCACCATTCAACATTTCCTGATGCGATGCAGCATATCTCAAAGGTATCAGGGTGCACGTGTCTGGGTAGATTTTCACGGTCGCGGACGGGTTTTGTAAAGCTGGCCCAGCCCAACTGACGCAGTCGGTCGGATAGGCACTGAACCTGTTCGAATTTCTTCCTGATGTTTCCGCTGAGATCCGTCATTAGGGCCCATTTTATCAAAACGTTATTATCATGACAATTCATTGTACATGTTTTTTTTGTTCAGCCCGCATCTAAAGGGCCTGAGAAAGTTCAATATTTTTTCACAGGATAGTGAACGACAGTGCTTTTAGAAAATTGTAAACTGCTGTTATGGAGCGATGCGTACCCTCAAAATATGAGAATACTAGTCAGTTGGTCTTTTTGAATTTCTAGCATCTGGGCATCTGCCTGGACAATCGGAAGCCTTTGACTGAGTGGTCGACATAGTTAGTTCTTTTGAACAAATGTGAAAAATTGGCAGAATTTATGCAAAAAACTAGTTCTGCTGCGATTTAAAGCAAACCTTCGGCTAAAAACTGAGAATGCCGCGATGTATGGGAAATAAACGAACTGAAAACTTGAGAACTGAGAGCTTTCTGGAGTGTTTACTCCCTGCTCAGAGCACGATACGCTCGTATATTGCAACGCTGGTCCCTATCGCTAGCGATGTTGACGATATTTATCAGGAAACGATCACGATCGCCTGGCGTAAATTTGACGAATTTGAGCCCGGTACGGATTTCGCAGCGTGGGCTGTTAAAATTGCGTTTTACAGGATACTGAATTATAGACGCAGTCGCGCGAAGCAGCATTTGCAGTTTAAGGATGAAATTTTCGAGCAGTTCGCTGAGGTCGCATCACGAAATGCTGCCCGGACTCATGAGTCGATCGCTGCACTCAATAATTGTATCGAGAAACTACCTGAGAGCGAGAGGAAGCTTTTGAATCTGCGATATACACAGAACATCCCAATTAAAAGTATCGCTGAAAGATGCGGTCGAACTGCAAACTATATTTATCGTTCCTTCTCACGCATACACTGTAAATTGCAGCGTTGTATTAAACAAACTCTTCCACAGGAGATAGTCTGATGATCCTCGATCCGAAAAAACAACTTCAGATTACTCGGCTGATCCTGGCATTGCAGGATGAGATGATCTCCGCTGAGGAATTTGACCTGTTGCAGAACATGCTCGAAGGTGATTCTGATGCAATTGAGTTTGCCGCTGACCTTTTCGGTTCGGCTGAATTTCTTCGCGAAGGGGGACGTACTCCGACAATCGAGGTGCAAGGCTCAACTGGGGAAAACGATCCACTGAGTTTGCATGATTCAGTTACCAGTGAGCTGTGGCTGGCTCTGGCTGAAGCAGAAAAGAATGCGGAAGCTGTGCCCGTTGAATCGAATGAGCCTGTTAAAGCACTGAACCACGAGCATCGAATAGCGTCGCAGCGAGCCGCAACTGAAAAGGCGCCGGTTTCCAAGGCTCTGCTGGCGATTTCGGCATTTTCCAGTTTTGCACTTTTGTGTATTCTCGTACTGGTGCTGGTGGACCCTTCCAAGCCGCTTGTCGGTTACGTCACTGAGAGTGTCGACAGTGTTTGGGTGGGAAAGGATTTCAAAAGCGGTGATCCCGTCAGAGAAGGTACTGCCGAGCTTCGTTCCGGCTTTGCAAGCATAACGCTCAACAGCGGTGCGGAAGTGATCATTGAAGGGCCCGCTGAAGTAGAGTTTACCGGCGAAAAGGAGATGGCACTTCTTACGGGTAAGGTGTTTGCCAGTGTTCCTCCGTCGGCCATAGGCTTCACGATCCAGACGCCTGGAGCAAACGTAGTTGATTACGGCACTGAATTTGGCGTGTTAATAGATTCGGCAGGGAAAACCGAGGCCCATGTATTCAAGGGCGAGGTAGAATTACGGCCCGGTTCCGATCCTTTGGTTTTTGATAATCCTACGCGACTGACAGAGGGCTATGCCGCAAGTTTTGATCCATCCTCGGGGACGACGACAAAGGTTCATATCAAAGATCGGGTGTTCGTCCGGCAGGTTGATTCATCGTCCAATTTTGTCTGGCGAGGGGAGCCGATCCATCTTGCGGATATCATTGGGCACGGCAGCGGGTTTGGTACAGGAAAGCTTAATAACGGAATCGATCCGCTTACGGGTAAGCTATCGAAGGATATAGAACTTTGGGCAGTCTATGGGGAATCAGAATATAGAAATGTTGACGAATCCGAAATGATTGATGGTGTGTTCATTGCGAATGCTACCAACGGCCCCGTGCAGGTTTCTTCCAAAGGACACCTTTTCAGGGAGGCACCAGTTACAACCGGCATGTATTGGGGTGGTGTATTTAACGGCGCGATGCATGAGGCAAACGATTGTCCTCGTCACAATCTCGTTCTCGACGGCATTGAATATGGTCGCAAAGACGGCCCGTCTTCTTTCAGCCTTCATTCGAATCTGGGTGTTACTTTTGATCTCGACTCAATTCGAAATAACGCAGCTTGGTCCGAAATTAAATCACTGACTGCAAAATGCGGCATATCCAGTACGACTCTGGAAGTGTTCAATCAAAGTGCAACGGCTGATTTTTTCGTACTCGTGGACGGTCAGGTCAGGTACACCCGAAAAGACGTCACATCTGAGCAGGGGGGAGAAAATATCGATATCAAACTGAGTCCCAGGGATCGTTTTCTCACGTTTATAGTGACCGATGCAGGTTCTGAATATTGTGACTGGGCGCTTATTGCTGAGCCGTTTTTACACTTTGAGGACTAAAATATTAAGTTAGGCCGTGTTGGCTGTTAGAGTTTAGTTTTATTATTTTTGTTTGGAGGTTAGTAAGATGAAAAAGTTGGTGATGATTGTAATGATGTGTCTGGCTGTTGTGAGCGGTTCAAGTGCAGGGCTCATTTCGAACGGCGATTTTTCAGCCGGTCCTGACGGCAGCAATGCCGACAACTGGGCGAAACTTGACGGAGCCACAAGCGAGGTCTACTATCAGGGAGGCTGGGAAGGTGACTATCCGGACACTCAATACGCATCTGGTAGGGCTCTTTCCATTCAGGCAGTCGAGACATATGGTGCACAGCAGGTTCTCGGCGCGGTAGTGGGCCAGTATGAGGTTTCGTTCGCGGCAGGATATCGAAACGATGCAGTCACCGGTGGTGACATCGATCTGCGGGTGTCCATTTGGGATACAGTGAGCGACTTTGAACTGGCAGGTGAAACTATCACGATAGCTGATCCCGGACTGGCTGCCGGCGGTCTGAGTGATGCTGACTGGGGCGCATTCAGCGAAAAAACACTCAGCTTCAGTTTTGATCCGTCAAATGTCTCCGAAGCTGCTCTGCGTTTTGTAAACACTTCGACGGGCAGTTGGGCTCAGACGGCGCTGATCGATAACGTTTCAGTAACGCCCGAACCTGCTACTATGATGCTGCTTGGCCTTGGTGCATTGACTCTACGGAGACGCAGAAAAGAAAAATAATTGCATGGACGCAAGAAATCCCGAGGCATCGTGCCTCGGGAGTTTTTCCGATTTAAGTTGCAGGAGATTGAGTTATGATGAAAAACGGCTTTATAATGTTGGCGATTGCAGTCGCAGTATTTTGCGGCACAGCGAACGCCCAGATCAAAAACGGTGATTTTTCGGCCGGTCCTGATGGCGGCAATGCTGACAACTGGACAGTAATTGGGGGTGCCACAGCAGGCCTTGAGGTTTATTATCAGGGTGGCTGGGAAGGTGCATATCCGGATACGGAGCTGGCATCCGGCAGGGCTCTGTCTATTCAAGCTGTTGAGACTTACGGCGCCCAGCAGACTCTAAATGATGTGGTAAGCGAGTATGCGGTATCTTTCGCTGCGGGCTATCGTAATGACGCAGTTACTGGCGGAGATATCAACCTGCGTGTTGCCATCTGGGATACAGTGAATGACATCGAGCTGACTGGTCAGACTATTGTTATTCCAGACCCAGGTGTCGCAAGTGGGGGGTTGAGCGATCCAGATTGGGGAGCTTTTGAACCGCAGACCATTACTTTGACCATCGATCCAACGGATGTTGAAGAAGTTGCTTTGCGTTTTATAAACGAATCTGCGGGTAGTTGGGCTCAGACGGCGCTGATTGATAATGTTATCTTAGACTCTTATCCATCGCTGGTCAGCCCGGCCGACGGTTCCCAGGATCTGCCGCTGAGTACTACTCTTGAATGGGCCGCACCGACGGCTTATTCGCCGGACGGCTTTGATGTTTACTTCAGTGATGATCCAAACACAGCTACTTTTGTAAAAGTCGTTGACAATCAGCTTGTTACGACTCACGCTCCAACCCTTGATTTCGACACGACTTACTACTGGCGCGTCGATACTTACAAGGGCACCGACGTTTATACCGGTTCGGTATGGACCTTCGAAACTGCTCCCGCTCAGCCGCTGGTCACAGTTGATCCGCAAAATGCGACAGTTGAGGCGGGCGGTTCTGTCACATTGGAAGTTGAAGGCCTGAACGAGACTTCTTATGCATGGTATCGTTCTGATGACAGCGTTCTTGAACCGGCGGGCGATGTATCTGTCGGTACTGACTCAGCAACTCTTACGCTCCCCGATTTCCAGCAGACACCTGATGAAGGTTACTACTACTGCGTGCTCAGCAACGACGCGGGTAACGCAACTTCCGGACCGGCATATGTAATGACAGAACGCCTGGTTTCGCAGTGGACACTTGACGGTACGCTCGCCGATGCAGTTGCAGCAAATGACGCCCAGATGCTTCCGGATCCTGCTGTAACATACGTCGATGGAGCTTTTACCGGTTCAACGAATGCTGTCAGCTTTGAAGCAGGCGATCCGAACACAGTGGTTATTCCATATTCACCGGATCTGGACAATGGGACGGCTTTCACAGTTTCGGCGTGGGCCAAACCAAATCTCTCTGGAGGCAGTTGGCGCGCTATAGTTTCAAACCGTGATGACGTACCGGATCCAGATAAATATTCAGGAGGTTATGTCCTCTATGCCGGATGGAACGGCTATTGGTCCTTCTTTGTCGGGACCGGCACTGGCTGGTCGGAGGCTAATTCCCCGCAGCCAGTTGCAGCAAATGAGTGGAGTCTGATAACAGGAACCTATGCAAACGGCGTTCAGACACTGTATGTCAACGGCGTTATCGCAGCACAGGTTACAGGTGTAGACGCAGCACCTAACAATGTTAATGAGATACTCATCGGTGCCGGCGCAAATGAAACAGAAGGGTACGACTTCTTCTTCGATGGTGCGATCGACGACGTCAAGGTTTACAGTTATGCACTGACCGATGTCGAAGTTGCCGATCTGTACGCGAGCGCAACCGGCGAATCCGTTTGCACAGAGTTGCCTGAGTTCGACTTCAATGAAGACTGTCGTGTTGATCTGAGTGACTTTGCTGCATTCGCAGCCGGTTGGCTTGAGTGCAACCTGGTACCCGATTGTCAGTAATTAATTAGACACTCTTCAATAGCTGATGGAGTCCGGACTGAAAAGTCCGGGCTCCTTAGCTGCTGAGTTTTCGCCGATTGTGCAGGTATGCCTTTTCAGACTTTATTTTTTCTGAATGTTCAAGCAGGATGCTAATTATGAGTAAATTCCCGGTTATTTTTGCAATTATCATATCCTTATTCTTGTTTGCGGCACCCGTCTCAGCGGGTCCGCTAGATGCGGCTCGCGGCGTGATCTCGCGGAACACGCCCGACCATGTAGATCAGTTCACGCTGGAACTGATACCGGAGGTGGATGGCCGAGATGTTTTCGAGATAGTATCTGACGCTGATAATGGCAAGGTCGTTCTCAAGGGTTCGTCGCCTGTTTCCATATGTTCAGCATACAACTGGTACCTGCGATACGTCGCAAACTGTAATATATCCTGGTGCGGAACACAGCTCGATCTGCCTGCAGCGCTCCCGAAGCCCGGCGAGACGATCCGACGGGAGAGCCCGTACAAGCATGGCTATTATCTGAACTATTGTACGCTCAATTATACGATGTCCTTTTGGGACTGGCAGCGTTGGGAAGAAGAGATCGACTATATGGCGCTTCAGGGGATAGATCTGCCATTGGCACCTGTGGGTGTTGAGGCGGTCTGGCTCAATACTCTCAAGCAGTACAACTTTACCGATGCCGAAGCGAAAGAGTTTATTTGCGGTCCGGCGTTTTTCGGTTGGTGGTTAATGGGTAATCTCGAGGGTTGGGGAGGTCCGCTGCCGCAAGACTGGATCGATGACCATATTGTATTGCAGAATAAGATACTCAACCGCATGCGTGAGTTGGGAATGGAGCCGGTGATGCCCGCTTTTTATGGCACTGTGCCCAATAAACTTAAAGAAAAATATCCCGATGCTGACATCCGAGATCAGGGCCATTGGGCCGGCGGTTTCAAGCGGCCCGCTTTCCTCTCGCCGACCGACCCGTTGTTTACCCAGATGGCGAACACTTTCTATGATGAGCAGAAGAAACTTTTCGGCGAATGTAAATACTTCTCCGGAGATCCGTTCCATGAAGGAGGCTCGACGGCGGGCATCGATCTGCCCTCTGCCGGCGAGAACGTCATTAATGCCATGAGAACCGTCTCGCCCGATGCAGTATGGGTGCTGCAGGGTTGGGGGGGTAACCCTCATGACGCACTGATAGAAAACGTTCCCAAGGAAGATGTTTTGATTCTTGATCTTGACTGTGACAACAGTCCGCAGTGGTACTATCGCAATGGTTGGAACGGTTATCCGTGGTCATGGTGCATGATACACAACTTTGGCGGCAATACCGGGATGTTCGGCCGGATGGAAGTTGTCGCGACCGAAACGGTAAAGGCACTCAACGCCACCAACGGCGGCAACCTGGTTGCTCTCGGATCGATGCCTGAGGGTATAGAAACGAATCCCGTCATTTATGAACTGCTGTGGGATATGCGATGGCGTTCTCAGAAACCTGACATGATAGACTGGACTAACAAATACGCTCATAGAAGGTACGGCAAGAATCTGCCTGAGACGGCCAGTGCGTGGCAGACGCTGCGAACATCCATCCTGGGCAAAGATATGTCCAATCAGCAGGGAACAACCGAGTCGATACTCTGTGCTCGTCCTGCTAAGCAGATGCAGCGTGTTTCCAGTTGGGGCACGACGAATATGTATTTTGATCCTACTGAGGTTGTCGATGCATGGAAGGATATGCTCCAGGCTGCCGATCAGCTTGGGGATGTTGATACATACCAGTATGATCTGACGACTACGACGCGGCAGGTACTGGCAAACCTTGCCCAGCCGGTTCATCAGCGGATGATCTCAGCATTTGAGGCGGGCGATAAAGAAGCATTCCAACTGTGGTCCGGCAAATTCCTGGAACTGCTGGACGATCAGGACCGAGTTTGCGCGACACGCAAGGAGTTCATGCTTGGTCCGTGGATCGAGGATGCCCGCGCATGGGGTCATACGACCGAACAGAAGGATCTATACGAATTCAATGCGAGAACGCTGATTACAACATGGTCATATCGAGATTCAAATCTGCATGAGTACGCCCATCGTGAATGGGCAGGACTCATATCAGATTTTTATAAGCCGCGATGGCAGATGTTCATCAATGAACTGGCGTCACAGCTTGACGGCAACCAAGCGGAAACGATCAATTACTATGCTGAATTCGAAAAGCCCTGGACAGAGGAAACGAAATCTTTTCCGACTACGCCTGCGGAAAATTCCGTTACCGTAGCCAGCCAGATCTTTGACAAGTACAAAAATCTACTGCACTCGGTGTATAATTATGAAGCACCATCTGCCACGCTGGTCGCTCACTGGCCGCTCGATGAGACATCCGGCACGACTGCCGTTGAAAACATAAGCTCCCTCGAAGGCATCTATACAAACAGTCCGTCCCTGGCCCAGCCGGGTGCGACTGAGAGCACTGGCACTTCGACCTGTTTTGCCGGTTCTCAATATGCCGCGGTTCCAAACGACGAAAAACTGAATCCGCAAAGTTTTTCTGTCTCGCTGTGGGTCAAACCTGCCGGCGGATCGGGCCATCGTGCTGCAGTATGCTCACGTCATACAGAACTCAACGGATCGCCTGCCGCCTATGGCTACATCCTCTATGCGACACCCGGAAATACATGGTCGTTCTGGACGGGTGCTACATCTTCTGACGGAAATATGTCCTGGAGTCAGCTCAACGGTCCGGCCTTAGCGTATGATGAATGGACACATATTACGCTCGTATTCGAGCAGACAGCACCCCCAGCCGGGTCGACAGTCACAGGAAACAAACGCATCTACATTAACGGACAGCTTGCAACGGCAGGTGTGGGCTCGATGACTTTGAATTCGGTTGGTACCTTCAACATCGGCTCTGTCTCCGATCCCGATTATTACTTCAACGGGTGCATTGACGATGTTCAGTTTTATAACGGTGTACTCACGAATGAGCAGGTCAAATATCTGTATGATAACCCGGGCCAGACCACGGCGTTTTGCCCGGAGCTGCCTGAAATGGATTTCAACGGCGACTGTGTGGTAAACGGTCATGATCTTTTATTGTTTGCGAACAGCTACCTCGACTGCAATATTGTTCCGGATTGCATCTTGCCGTAGACAAAGGCGGTTTTAATAGAAATTGAAAAGCGAAAAGGGAGGCAAAAAATGAATAGAAAAGGATTTACCCTTATAGAATTGCTCGTGGTCATATCCATCATTGCTCTGCTTCTTGCGATCATGATGCCCGCGCTGTCAATGGTCAAGGAGAAAGCGAGAGCAGTTACAGGCATGTCACGCGTGAAACAATGGGGGCTATGCTACCAGTTGTTTACCAATGACCATGACGGCAGCTTTCCCGAATTCAAACATGATACAACAAATACAACATTTATGTATGATCTCAAGGATTATTACGCTGACATAAATGAGATGCGTTTCTGTCCTTCGGCAAAGAAAGTTTCAAGTTCCAACCCTACAGGTGTGGAAGAGGGAAGCTATTTCGGAAGCACCCTTGAGGCCTGGAAGGTTAACGTATCGGATGCCAGTTGGATGGAAGATGATGACATCGGAGCGGGAAGCTATGGTGAAAACTCTTATATCAGAAAGCTGGAAGGCAACTCCAAAGCCTGGGGCCGTGCAAATATGAAACAGGCAAATACGGTGCCGGTGCTCATGGATGCCCGTTGGAACAACGCCTGGCCGGACAATGGTCAACCTCTCAGACGGTCGTCAACTACAGATCAGGAATTCTATAATGCCGGCAACTGGATTACCATTTCTTGTTTTGTAATGAAACGGCACGGTGACGGCATCAATATGACCATGGCGGACGGCAGTGCGCAAAAGGTTGACGCCGAAGAACTATGGCAATTTAGATGGAACCGGGATTTCGAACGAGAAGATTTTGTGGATCTCGCTTTTATGAAGTGGAACGATTAGTAAGGTTTACTTGTGTGCAAAGGGATTTGCCCCTAAGAATCCTAAATGAACAGGAGACAGGGTATGAGAGATGCTTGGGTGAAAGTTGCAGCAGTTTTGCTGCTCGTTTGTTGCGCGTCGGGTATCACGGCCGCTGAAATGATCTTGCATTATAAGATGGACGAAACCGCAGGTACGCTTATCGATCAGATCGGCGGTGAATCAGCGGAGCAAGCCGGTTCGGGGCATTTGTATGGACTTGAATCTCTGGATGGATTGGGTACTGCTGTCGGCCTTGACGCAAATGGGGCCTGGCGTCTGGATGTCGACGAATCCGCGGAGCTCAACAACCTTATAAATGACTTTACCGTCACGGCCTGGATATATCTGGACAGCGCAATAGCGTTATCCAAATCGGGTTCGGGCTCCAATTATCATCGAATCATCGGTGATGATGAACCATGGGACAAAGATGCATGGTCCTTCGGGATTGTCGGCGACGATCTACTATTCACTAAGAACGCAATCGTTGACGCCCGATCTGCGGGTGCTTCGGTTCCCTACGATCAGTGGACACATGTTGCCGCGGTTGTTTCACAAACTGAGGGTATCTCCTTCTATATTAACGGGCATTATGATTCGACAGTTTTCAACACTGACGACCTCTACCCCGGGGATGAAGTATTCGGCATTGGCAGATCGTACGGCGGTGACCTCGCTCAATGGTTTGCCGGCAAACTTGATGAGATTCAGGTCCACACCGATGTGCTGTCGGAACAAACCATCGCTGACATTGCCGGCATCTTAGTGCCTCTCCAGCCTGTGTTCCCTTCTGACATGTCCGTCAATATCCCTGTAGATTCCGAACCGACTCTGGAGTGGGCCGCAGGTTCCGATCCTGAGATAACTGCACACGTACTTTACTTCAGTTCGGACGAAGACTGGGTGACCAATGCAATGCCGACCGATTCTGAGGCTGTTGTCATTGATGTGAATTCTCAATCCTATTGGCACGACAAATCGCTGAATTCCGCAACCACCTACTATTGGCGCATCGACGAAATTGCGGGCAGTTTGGATGATCCTGATAAACTTGTGACCGGAACTGTTTGGAACTTCACTACAGAGTCCGTCCCGGCTCCGCCGTGTATAGGCTATACGCTGAATGGTGACATAGACGGTGACTGCATCGTCGATCTTGACGATCTGCTGCTTCTCGCTCAGGACTGGCTGTTTACTTCCGACAATTCAAAAACCGATATCGATCATAGCGGTCGCACCGATTACGCTGATCTGTCATTCATAGGCCGTGACTGGCAAACGGCTGTCAATAGCAACGACCTTAACCTGATGGTGATATCGGCCCATCCGGATGATGAAGGCATTTTCGGAGGTGGAATTCTGCCGTACTATGCACAGGTCAAGCAGATTCCCGTTACTTTGCTTGGACTAGTAACCCGGAATCCTGATGGCTCGGACCCGCTCACATCGGGCAGTACAAGTCGCGTCCAGGAACTGCGCAATGCAACCGATGTCTATGCCGGCCAGGAGATAGGTTCGGGAATGGATGATCTTTTTGGAAACTATGTGAGCGGAAACATCACACTGGTACCCGCCGGGCTCATCGATACTGGTTGCTGCAGCAGAACTCCTGATGATTCGTGGTATGACGACGGTGACGGCTGCGGATGGGGAAGCAGTTATGGCGTGACAGAGGTGACACCAGGCTAC comes from the Anaerohalosphaera lusitana genome and includes:
- a CDS encoding Gfo/Idh/MocA family protein — translated: MVRFDRRSFIKANAGLVAGLSIPGLAGSAFGAEHEGDMPLRIGAVGTGNRCRYLMSVVLGLGGVEMPAVCDIDPKALAAAKKVVTNAGQPEPKGYSGPTDYKKLMDRDDLDAVIIGSPWDLHTPMSVYAMKAGKAVGCEVPIAYTMEECWELIETWEKTGTPCMQLENWSFRSDNLAILNMIREGLFGTITHAHCAYSHDCIDHWYFERGTGDSRWGAKFLVEHNRAQYPTHQQGPVLSWMDIGCGDWYDTITSTATDQFAIHDYFKRNFPDHPNAKRKYKQGDIVTTVVKTKKGKTIVINFDMQSPRPYDNRWMVQGTRGIYNEQRNALYVTGKSPQYHSWEPFPPYHNKYKHEWAKNAFGGHDGADGIMLTQFIKSLRENKPLPLHLYDGVLMAASGPLSEMSIEKNNQPIEVPDFTRGKWKTRKPYFAM
- a CDS encoding AraC family transcriptional regulator, with product MTDLSGNIRKKFEQVQCLSDRLRQLGWASFTKPVRDRENLPRHVHPDTFEICCIASGNVEWWVEGQIYNAKAGDLFITLPGESHGGLNDIMNPCELYWAQIQLQADTGIGGLKPDELKTLKLELIDAQCRVFTGSAKIEQAFAFLISEHEKPDRFARAKVETTLAQLLIEVARACQAGHANQISPTIQRACDMINAAFNQPIRMEEIARELGLNLSAFYKQFAEQLHEKPTEYLTRLRIAHAKELLRQTDQTITQIAHASGYSSSQYFATIFKRSTGLSPRIYRKNVKTEG
- a CDS encoding sigma-70 family RNA polymerase sigma factor, with protein sequence MGNKRTENLRTESFLECLLPAQSTIRSYIATLVPIASDVDDIYQETITIAWRKFDEFEPGTDFAAWAVKIAFYRILNYRRSRAKQHLQFKDEIFEQFAEVASRNAARTHESIAALNNCIEKLPESERKLLNLRYTQNIPIKSIAERCGRTANYIYRSFSRIHCKLQRCIKQTLPQEIV
- a CDS encoding FecR family protein, coding for MILDPKKQLQITRLILALQDEMISAEEFDLLQNMLEGDSDAIEFAADLFGSAEFLREGGRTPTIEVQGSTGENDPLSLHDSVTSELWLALAEAEKNAEAVPVESNEPVKALNHEHRIASQRAATEKAPVSKALLAISAFSSFALLCILVLVLVDPSKPLVGYVTESVDSVWVGKDFKSGDPVREGTAELRSGFASITLNSGAEVIIEGPAEVEFTGEKEMALLTGKVFASVPPSAIGFTIQTPGANVVDYGTEFGVLIDSAGKTEAHVFKGEVELRPGSDPLVFDNPTRLTEGYAASFDPSSGTTTKVHIKDRVFVRQVDSSSNFVWRGEPIHLADIIGHGSGFGTGKLNNGIDPLTGKLSKDIELWAVYGESEYRNVDESEMIDGVFIANATNGPVQVSSKGHLFREAPVTTGMYWGGVFNGAMHEANDCPRHNLVLDGIEYGRKDGPSSFSLHSNLGVTFDLDSIRNNAAWSEIKSLTAKCGISSTTLEVFNQSATADFFVLVDGQVRYTRKDVTSEQGGENIDIKLSPRDRFLTFIVTDAGSEYCDWALIAEPFLHFED
- a CDS encoding PEP-CTERM sorting domain-containing protein — its product is MKKLVMIVMMCLAVVSGSSAGLISNGDFSAGPDGSNADNWAKLDGATSEVYYQGGWEGDYPDTQYASGRALSIQAVETYGAQQVLGAVVGQYEVSFAAGYRNDAVTGGDIDLRVSIWDTVSDFELAGETITIADPGLAAGGLSDADWGAFSEKTLSFSFDPSNVSEAALRFVNTSTGSWAQTALIDNVSVTPEPATMMLLGLGALTLRRRRKEK